In Hydra vulgaris chromosome 06, alternate assembly HydraT2T_AEP, a genomic segment contains:
- the LOC136081238 gene encoding tigger transposable element-derived protein 4-like: protein MVRNRIKKTNKVAIPSETMKVAVNKVLEGTQLNVVARQFNIDRMTLKRYCRKKRLNPNEAFKPNYNNRQVFTAEDEKSLSSYLLIASKMNYGLSTRSTLLLAYEFALKNNKICPSSWIKNKIAGIDWLQGFMKRQPELSLRTPEATSFARSTAFNKHTVREFFQNLKTVRNRYKYNPNCIYNVDETGLTTVQKPVKVLAGRGSKQVGRITSAERGTLVTACCASNAIGNSIPPLFIFPRVKFHDYMIKEGPPGCVGFANPSGWMNSEIFIEWIKHFVKYSNCSQESPVLLLLDSHENHISVKGLELAIQHGITMISFPPHCSHKLQPLDRTVFGPLKRFYNSACDNWMVSNPRPMTIYDIVSIVREPYTKAFSPSNIQTGFRVAGIEPFNSEIFKDDEYLPSSVTDRAAPDTVTITPVNNMESEMIPAHVNHIESEITLVNIETSILNKVSTSVASIISPEVLKPYPKASARKKNVKSRQLKTRILTDTPVRNEIRLSKEKKILKQTKNQQKVSTKDKKETKNYLLRNK from the coding sequence ATGGTTagaaatagaattaaaaaaacaaataaagttgcTATACCAAGTGAAACAATGAAAGTAGctgttaataaagttttagaagGAACACAACTGAATGTTGTAGCACGTCAGTTTAACATAGACAGAATgactttaaaaagatattgtcgTAAAAAGAGGCTTAATCCAAATGAAGCTTTCAAGCCTAACTACAACAATAGACAAGTTTTTACAGCagaagatgaaaaaagtttatcaagttATTTACTAATTGCATCAAAAATGAACTATGGCCTTTCAACTAGGTCAACGCTATTATTGGCATAtgaatttgctttaaaaaacaataagataTGCCCATCATCATggatcaaaaacaaaattgcaGGCATTGATTGGTTGCAAGGTTTTATGAAAAGACAACCAGAGTTGTCTCTACGAACACCTGAAGCAACGAGCTTCGCTCGATCAACAGCTTTTAACAAACACACTGTAAGagagttttttcaaaatcttaaaACGGTAAGAAATCGATATAAATATAATCCTAACtgtatatataatgttgatgaaactggTTTAACAACCGTTCAAAAGCCGGTAAAGGTTTTAGCTGGTAGAGGAAGCAAACAAGTTGGAAGAATCACATCTGCAGAACGAGGAACATTGGTAACTGCATGTTGTGCCTCTAATGCTATTGGAAATTCCATTCctccattatttatttttcctagGGTAAAGTTTCATGATTACATGATTAAGGAAGGACCTCCTGGATGTGTGGGATTTGCAAATCCTTCTGGTTGGATGAACTCAGAAATTTTCATAGAATGgattaaacattttgttaaatattcaaACTGTTCTCAGGAATCTCCAGTTTTGTTACTTCTCGACAGTCATGAAAATCATATTTCTGTTAAAGGCTTGGAGCTTGCAATTCAACACGGAATTACAATGATAAGTTTTCCTCCCCATTGCAGCCATAAATTGCAGCCATTAGATAGAACTGTTTTTGGACCattgaaaaggttttacaaTTCTGCATGTGATAATTGGATGGTTTCAAACCCAAGACCAATGACCATTTATGATATTGTTTCAATAGTTCGAGAACCGTATACAAAAGCTTTCTCACCATCTAATATACAGACAGGATTTAGAGTAGCTGGCATTGAGCCATTCAATTCTGAAATTTTCAAAGATGACGAATATTTACCATCATCAGTTACAGATAGAGCTGCTCCAGATACAGTTACTATCACTCCTGTCAACAACATGGAATCTGAAATGATACCAGCACATGTTAATCACATAGAGTCTGAAATAACTTTAGTAAATATTGaaacaagtattttaaacaaagtgtCAACAAGTGTTGCTTCTATAATCTCACCTGAGGTTTTAAAACCTTACCCAAAAGCATCtgccagaaaaaaaaatgttaaaagtaggCAGTTAAAAACAAGGATCTTGACTGATACTCCTGTCAGAAATGAAATTCGTTTgtcaaaagaaaagaaaattttgaagcaaaccaaaaatcaacaaaaagtcTCCACAAAAGATAAGAAAGAAACTAAGAATTACTTGCTTAGGAATAAATAA